Proteins from a single region of Parasedimentitalea psychrophila:
- a CDS encoding BKACE family enzyme, which produces MSTPCIICVAITGSVPRKENNPAVPVTISEQIESTHASFEAGASIAHCHVRNDDETPTSDPEKFGRLMEGLHKHCPGMIVQLSTGGRSGAGKDRGGMLPLRPDMASLSVGSNNFPTRVYENAPDLVDWLASEMRTYEVKPEIEAFDLSHIHQAVKMSRDGRIAGPLYVQFVMGVKNAMPVDKDVFDYYVKTMQRLAPEAQWCGAGVGAGQILVNEWAIAAGGHTRTGLEDNMRLNRDTLAPSNAALVTRAAELCEKYERPVASWSQARQILGLRPD; this is translated from the coding sequence ATGAGTACCCCCTGTATCATCTGCGTCGCCATCACCGGTTCGGTCCCGCGCAAGGAAAACAATCCTGCAGTGCCGGTGACCATTTCCGAACAGATCGAAAGCACCCATGCATCGTTTGAGGCCGGTGCCTCGATCGCCCATTGTCATGTGCGCAATGACGACGAGACCCCGACCTCGGATCCAGAGAAATTTGGCCGCCTGATGGAAGGTCTGCACAAGCATTGTCCCGGCATGATCGTGCAGCTGTCCACCGGCGGCAGATCCGGCGCCGGTAAGGACCGCGGTGGCATGTTGCCGCTGCGCCCCGACATGGCGTCGCTGTCGGTGGGGTCGAACAATTTCCCCACCCGGGTCTATGAAAACGCGCCGGATCTGGTGGATTGGCTGGCCTCGGAGATGCGCACATATGAGGTCAAACCCGAGATCGAGGCTTTTGATCTGTCGCATATCCATCAGGCGGTGAAGATGAGCCGCGACGGGCGCATTGCCGGCCCGCTGTATGTGCAGTTTGTGATGGGGGTGAAAAACGCCATGCCAGTGGACAAGGATGTGTTTGATTACTACGTCAAAACCATGCAGCGACTGGCGCCCGAGGCCCAGTGGTGCGGCGCCGGTGTTGGCGCCGGACAGATCCTGGTCAATGAATGGGCGATTGCCGCCGGCGGTCACACCCGCACCGGGCTGGAAGACAATATGCGTCTGAACCGCGACACGCTGGCACCCTCCAATGCGGCGCTGGTCACCCGGGCGGCTGAGCTATGTGAGAAATATGAGCGCCCGGTCGCCAGCTGGAGCCAGGCGCGCCAGATTCTAGGGCTGCGCCCTGACTGA
- a CDS encoding heavy metal translocating P-type ATPase: MSDSTQITLKLSGLSCASCVTRAERALSAVAGVKEVSVNLANATAQVTGAADLPPHALADALADAGYPAVEAQVSLRIDNLSCASCVGRAERALQEVPGVIEASVNLASQSAEVRYLSGSTSGGDLARAVTAAGYPGHVRQHEIDEQAQGDQRRDDEIQQLGRQVLVAGLLTLPVFAIEMGGHMIPALHHWIVATIGQQTSYLLQFVLTTAVLVGPGRGFYVKGFAALMRAAPDMNSLVAIGTAAAYGFSLVSTFAPGLLPAGAANVYYEAAAVIVVLILLGRWLEARAKGRTGAAIRKLVGLQAQSALVIVDGKAVETAIEQISVGDLIRTLPGERIAVDGEITSGQSYVDESMITGEPVPVAKSTGDPVTAGTVNGNGGIEYRATRVGRDTLLAQIIQMVERAQGAKLPVQGLVDRITLWFVPAVIAAAALTIVAWLLFGPDPALSFALVAGVSVLIIACPCAMGLATPTSIMVGTGRAAEMGVLFRKGDALQQLQQIRLVALDKTGTLTMGQPSLTTFTCAEGYSRDTVLPLVAAAESQSEHPIARALVAAAGPDLAAASNVEAIPGYGLRAEVDGQSLLIGADRLMRREGIEIGDLAEVGAALAKRGETPLYAAIEGRIAAVIAVADPIKQGTRAAIQAFHQQGLKVAMITGDNAATAAVIAADLGLDLVRSECLPAQKVEVLKQLQSEHGAVAFVGDGINDAPALATAGVGIAIGTGTDVAIEAADVVLMSGDLRGVVNALMVSRATMRNIRQNLLWAFGYNVLLIPVAAGVLYPLGGPLLSPALAAGAMALSSVFVLSNALRLRRLRPALTETASAPDAVLVANPAA; the protein is encoded by the coding sequence ATGTCCGACAGCACTCAGATTACACTGAAATTATCCGGTCTCAGCTGTGCAAGCTGCGTCACTCGGGCCGAACGCGCGCTGTCTGCCGTTGCCGGAGTGAAGGAGGTTTCGGTCAATCTGGCCAATGCCACCGCTCAGGTCACCGGCGCCGCAGACCTGCCGCCACATGCGCTGGCAGATGCGCTGGCGGATGCGGGCTATCCGGCTGTCGAGGCCCAGGTCTCGCTGCGGATTGATAACCTCAGCTGTGCCTCTTGTGTTGGCCGCGCCGAGCGCGCCTTGCAAGAGGTCCCCGGAGTGATTGAGGCCAGCGTCAATCTGGCCAGCCAAAGCGCCGAAGTGCGCTATCTGTCCGGCAGCACCAGCGGTGGCGACCTTGCCAGAGCGGTCACCGCTGCGGGCTATCCGGGGCATGTGCGACAGCACGAGATAGATGAGCAGGCGCAGGGTGATCAGCGCAGGGATGATGAAATTCAGCAGCTTGGGCGGCAGGTGTTGGTTGCCGGATTGCTGACGCTACCGGTGTTCGCGATCGAAATGGGCGGTCATATGATCCCGGCGCTGCATCACTGGATTGTGGCGACGATTGGCCAGCAGACCAGTTACCTGCTGCAATTTGTCCTGACCACGGCTGTTCTGGTCGGGCCGGGGCGGGGGTTCTACGTCAAAGGGTTCGCGGCGCTCATGCGGGCGGCGCCGGATATGAACTCGCTGGTGGCGATAGGGACGGCGGCGGCCTACGGCTTTTCTCTGGTCTCGACATTTGCGCCAGGGCTGCTGCCCGCCGGCGCCGCCAATGTCTATTACGAGGCCGCCGCGGTGATTGTGGTGCTGATCCTGCTGGGCCGCTGGCTCGAGGCGCGCGCCAAGGGGCGCACCGGCGCGGCAATCCGCAAGCTGGTCGGGCTGCAGGCCCAAAGTGCGCTGGTGATCGTCGACGGCAAAGCGGTGGAGACTGCGATTGAGCAGATTTCCGTCGGGGACCTGATCCGCACCCTACCGGGGGAGCGCATCGCAGTGGACGGCGAGATCACCTCGGGGCAGTCTTACGTGGACGAGAGCATGATCACGGGCGAGCCGGTGCCGGTTGCCAAATCTACAGGCGATCCGGTCACTGCTGGCACGGTGAATGGCAATGGTGGCATTGAATATAGGGCAACCCGGGTTGGTCGCGATACCCTGCTGGCGCAGATCATCCAAATGGTCGAGCGGGCGCAGGGGGCCAAACTGCCGGTGCAGGGTCTGGTTGACCGGATCACCCTGTGGTTTGTGCCCGCTGTGATCGCGGCGGCGGCGCTGACCATTGTGGCCTGGTTGCTGTTTGGCCCCGATCCGGCGCTGTCCTTTGCCCTGGTGGCCGGGGTCTCGGTGCTGATCATTGCCTGCCCCTGTGCCATGGGGCTGGCGACGCCGACCTCGATCATGGTGGGCACCGGGCGCGCCGCTGAAATGGGGGTGCTGTTTCGCAAGGGCGATGCGCTGCAGCAATTGCAACAGATCAGGCTGGTGGCACTGGACAAAACCGGCACACTGACCATGGGACAGCCAAGCCTGACCACATTCACCTGCGCCGAAGGATACAGCCGCGACACTGTGTTGCCGCTGGTGGCAGCAGCCGAGAGCCAGTCCGAGCACCCGATTGCCCGGGCCTTGGTGGCGGCGGCTGGCCCGGATCTTGCAGCGGCCAGCAATGTCGAGGCGATCCCCGGATATGGGCTGCGGGCTGAGGTTGACGGTCAGAGCCTGTTGATCGGAGCCGACCGGCTGATGCGGCGCGAAGGCATCGAGATCGGCGACCTTGCAGAGGTCGGGGCGGCTTTGGCCAAACGCGGCGAGACGCCTCTTTATGCGGCAATAGAGGGCCGGATCGCCGCGGTGATCGCCGTGGCCGACCCGATCAAACAGGGGACACGCGCCGCAATCCAGGCCTTTCACCAGCAGGGACTCAAGGTGGCAATGATCACCGGTGACAATGCCGCGACCGCAGCTGTGATTGCCGCCGATCTGGGGCTCGACCTGGTCAGATCCGAATGCCTCCCGGCGCAAAAGGTCGAGGTGCTAAAGCAGTTGCAATCCGAACATGGGGCGGTGGCTTTTGTCGGCGACGGCATCAATGATGCGCCGGCCCTGGCCACCGCCGGGGTGGGGATTGCCATCGGCACCGGCACTGACGTCGCCATCGAGGCGGCCGATGTGGTGCTGATGTCCGGCGACCTGCGCGGCGTGGTCAATGCGCTGATGGTCAGCCGCGCCACCATGCGCAACATCCGCCAGAACCTGCTCTGGGCCTTTGGCTATAACGTGCTGCTGATACCGGTTGCGGCGGGTGTTCTGTACCCGCTGGGCGGGCCACTTCTCTCACCGGCACTGGCCGCCGGGGCCATGGCCCTGTCCAGCGTCTTTGTGCTCAGCAACGCGCTGCGCCTGCGCCGCTTGCGCCCGGCACTGACCGAAACAGCCTCAGCCCCCGATGCGGTGCTGGTGGCAAATCCCGCAGCATAG
- a CDS encoding S-(hydroxymethyl)glutathione dehydrogenase/class III alcohol dehydrogenase translates to MRTRAAVAVAAGQPLQVMEVNLEGPKAGEVLVEIKATGLCHTDEFTRSGDDPEGIFPAILGHEGAGIVIEIGEGVTSLEVGDHVIPLYTPECRECDYCLNPKTNLCQSIRSTQGAGLLPDGSTRFSMLDGTPIHHYMGCSTFANHTVVPEIALAKVRKDAPFDKICYIGCGVTTGIGAVINTAKVEIGSTAIVFGLGGIGLNVVQGLRLAGADQIVGVDLNPGKVEMATHFGMTHYVNPADVEGDLVAHLVELTGGGADYTFDATGNVNVMRTALEASHKGWGESIIIGVAPAGAEISTRPFQLVTGRSWRGTAFGGASGRTDVPKIVDWYMDGKIEIDPMITHKLTLDQINEGFELMHKGESIRAVVEF, encoded by the coding sequence ATGAGAACACGCGCCGCCGTTGCCGTTGCAGCGGGTCAGCCCCTGCAGGTCATGGAAGTAAACCTCGAAGGCCCCAAAGCCGGCGAAGTTCTGGTGGAGATCAAGGCCACTGGCCTGTGTCACACCGATGAATTCACCCGCTCGGGCGATGATCCCGAAGGTATCTTTCCCGCCATCCTGGGCCACGAGGGCGCCGGCATCGTGATCGAGATTGGCGAGGGCGTCACCAGCCTGGAAGTTGGCGATCACGTGATCCCGCTTTATACCCCCGAATGTCGCGAATGTGACTACTGCCTGAACCCCAAGACCAACCTGTGCCAGTCGATCCGCTCGACCCAGGGCGCCGGCCTGCTGCCGGATGGCTCCACCCGGTTCTCGATGCTGGATGGCACCCCGATCCATCACTACATGGGCTGTTCGACATTCGCCAACCACACCGTGGTGCCGGAAATCGCCCTGGCCAAGGTCCGCAAGGACGCACCATTTGACAAAATCTGCTACATCGGTTGCGGCGTCACCACCGGCATCGGCGCGGTGATCAACACTGCCAAGGTTGAAATCGGCTCCACCGCCATTGTGTTTGGACTGGGCGGCATTGGCCTGAACGTGGTTCAGGGATTGCGTCTGGCCGGCGCCGATCAGATTGTTGGCGTTGACCTGAACCCCGGCAAGGTTGAGATGGCGACCCATTTTGGCATGACCCATTATGTCAATCCGGCCGATGTCGAGGGCGATCTGGTGGCGCATCTGGTTGAGCTGACCGGCGGCGGTGCCGATTACACCTTTGATGCCACCGGCAACGTCAACGTGATGCGCACCGCACTTGAGGCGTCGCACAAAGGTTGGGGCGAAAGCATCATCATCGGCGTGGCTCCGGCGGGCGCCGAGATCTCGACCCGTCCGTTCCAGCTGGTCACCGGCCGGTCCTGGCGCGGGACTGCTTTTGGTGGCGCCTCCGGTCGCACCGATGTGCCGAAAATCGTTGATTGGTACATGGACGGCAAGATTGAGATCGACCCGATGATCACCCACAAGCTGACGCTGGACCAAATCAACGAGGGCTTTGAGCTGATGCACAAAGGCGAAAGCATCCGCGCCGTAGTGGAATTTTAA
- a CDS encoding ArsR/SmtB family transcription factor, with protein MQLSNPAVPVQNLDAIFAALADPTRRAILSRLAAGDAGVNELAEPFEISQPAISKHLKVLERAGLIERAIDKQRRPARLKAKPMAAAVSWLEDFKEFWSSSFNQLDDLLETLKQADIKEPPNE; from the coding sequence ATGCAGCTATCAAACCCCGCCGTCCCAGTGCAGAACCTGGATGCCATTTTTGCCGCGCTGGCAGACCCCACCCGCCGTGCCATTCTGTCCAGGCTGGCGGCTGGGGACGCCGGAGTGAATGAGCTGGCTGAGCCATTTGAAATCAGCCAGCCTGCGATTTCAAAGCACCTGAAAGTGCTGGAGCGGGCCGGTCTGATCGAACGCGCCATTGATAAGCAGCGCCGGCCGGCCCGCCTAAAGGCCAAGCCGATGGCGGCGGCGGTCAGCTGGCTGGAGGATTTCAAGGAATTTTGGTCATCCAGCTTTAATCAGCTGGATGACCTGCTGGAGACATTGAAACAGGCGGACATAAAGGAGCCTCCAAATGAGTGA
- the cueR gene encoding Cu(I)-responsive transcriptional regulator, whose translation MNIGDVSARLGLPAKTIRYYEEIGLIKPLRSTNGYRSFVASDVHRLAFLGRARALGFSIDDCRTLMALYHDESRASADVKDLAKDHLGKIEAKIRDLQMMHATLSELVQSCAGDNRPDCPILSDLSGLSAAIG comes from the coding sequence ATGAACATCGGAGACGTCTCTGCCCGCTTGGGGCTGCCCGCCAAGACCATTCGCTACTACGAGGAGATCGGCTTGATCAAACCGCTGCGCTCCACCAATGGCTATCGCAGCTTTGTCGCCTCAGATGTGCACCGGCTGGCCTTTCTGGGCCGGGCCCGGGCGCTGGGCTTTAGCATTGACGACTGCCGCACCCTGATGGCGCTCTACCACGACGAAAGCCGCGCCAGCGCCGATGTCAAAGATCTTGCCAAGGATCACCTGGGCAAGATCGAAGCCAAGATCCGCGATTTGCAGATGATGCACGCAACCCTGAGCGAACTGGTGCAAAGCTGCGCCGGCGATAACCGCCCCGATTGCCCCATCCTGAGCGACCTGTCCGGCCTCAGCGCGGCAATCGGCTAA